The Acetomicrobium flavidum genome window below encodes:
- the pfkA gene encoding 6-phosphofructokinase, giving the protein MKRIGVLTSGGDAPGMNAAIRAVTRCAIYKGLEVIGIRRGFEGLLEGDVIPLTSRSVGGIIHRGGTVLRTARSERFKKPEGQVEALDRLRELDLDGLILIGGEGTFKGAWALHQRGIPVVGIPCTIDNDIEGTDMTIGFDTAVNTALDAVRKLRDTASSHDRLFIIEVMGRRCGFLAAQVALASGAEYVLLPEMPFDLDHLCKKLHYARRQGKTHSLIIVAEGVMGAQDLAAKLKDTAGYEARVTVLGHIQRGGSPTAFDATLASRMGAHAVKALLEGESGIMIGSLCGQMVTHPLPVAWEEKKPLSDEVLSLMEMLSI; this is encoded by the coding sequence ATGAAGCGCATAGGGGTCTTAACAAGCGGCGGCGACGCCCCTGGCATGAACGCCGCCATAAGGGCGGTAACGAGGTGCGCTATTTACAAGGGGCTTGAGGTCATAGGCATCAGGAGGGGCTTTGAAGGATTGCTTGAAGGTGACGTAATTCCATTGACTAGCCGCTCCGTCGGGGGCATCATCCACAGGGGCGGCACCGTCCTTCGCACCGCCCGAAGCGAGCGCTTCAAGAAACCCGAGGGGCAGGTGGAGGCCTTAGACCGCTTGAGGGAGCTGGACCTTGATGGACTGATCTTAATAGGCGGCGAAGGCACGTTTAAGGGCGCCTGGGCGCTTCATCAAAGGGGGATCCCGGTCGTCGGTATTCCCTGTACCATAGACAACGATATAGAGGGAACGGACATGACGATAGGCTTCGATACGGCCGTTAATACCGCATTGGATGCGGTAAGAAAATTACGCGATACGGCCTCAAGCCACGACAGGCTTTTCATAATTGAGGTCATGGGACGACGCTGCGGCTTTTTGGCCGCCCAGGTAGCACTTGCTTCAGGGGCCGAATATGTGCTCCTTCCCGAGATGCCCTTTGACCTGGATCACCTGTGTAAGAAGCTTCATTACGCCAGGCGTCAGGGGAAGACCCATTCTTTGATCATAGTGGCCGAAGGCGTCATGGGCGCCCAGGACCTGGCCGCAAAGTTAAAGGACACGGCAGGCTACGAAGCGCGCGTTACCGTCCTGGGCCACATACAGCGCGGCGGAAGCCCCACGGCCTTTGACGCCACTTTGGCCTCCCGCATGGGGGCTCATGCGGTTAAGGCCTTGCTCGAAGGCGAGTCAGGCATCATGATAGGATCCCTGTGCGGCCAAATGGTGACGCATCCCTTGCCCGTCGCCTGGGAGGAGAAAAAGCCCTTGAGCGACGAGGTGCTCTCGTTGATGGAGATGCTTTCGATATGA
- a CDS encoding glycosyltransferase: MKKILQAIDAGGWGGAEKVVVMISNELAGMGHDVEVWVRRGSLLVEHLSSEVKVRVMPFINDYEPFTPLLFARALKTFDVVHVHLGRAALLSGYAAKFLPEELRRKLFCHMHLYHKPKHYKGQGQIICVSKAVEDYVKKAMPWVKRTWVVYNGIDMSGAPLAEPLIPKKRDVFRIGLLASFKAEKGHRDLIKAFGGLSRRLPVELLLGGEGPLLFEAKKLASDLGVEDKVNFLGAVPPEKAFSFWKSLDVACVPSYAEGFPLTLIEAMSCGLPVVGYAEPGIVEAMGNEGLLLPVGDVGALAAALERIIADESLRRQLSSLSLKRSGLFSAKSMAENLLKVYESALYV, from the coding sequence ATGAAAAAGATCCTTCAGGCCATTGACGCGGGAGGCTGGGGTGGCGCCGAAAAGGTAGTTGTGATGATATCAAACGAGCTTGCCGGCATGGGTCACGACGTGGAAGTCTGGGTCAGAAGGGGCTCCCTCTTGGTGGAGCATTTGTCTTCCGAGGTCAAAGTCAGGGTCATGCCCTTTATCAACGACTACGAGCCCTTTACGCCCCTTCTTTTTGCAAGGGCTCTTAAGACCTTTGACGTAGTCCACGTGCACCTGGGCCGTGCAGCGCTTTTAAGCGGCTATGCGGCGAAGTTTCTGCCCGAAGAGCTTAGAAGAAAGCTTTTTTGCCATATGCATCTCTACCACAAGCCCAAGCATTACAAAGGCCAAGGGCAGATAATTTGCGTCTCGAAGGCCGTGGAAGATTACGTTAAAAAGGCCATGCCCTGGGTGAAGCGGACCTGGGTGGTCTATAACGGCATAGACATGAGCGGTGCCCCTTTGGCCGAGCCTCTAATCCCCAAAAAACGGGACGTCTTTAGGATAGGGCTTCTTGCCTCCTTTAAGGCCGAGAAGGGCCATAGAGACCTCATAAAGGCCTTTGGCGGGCTTAGTAGGCGTTTGCCCGTCGAGCTTCTGCTTGGAGGAGAAGGCCCCCTACTTTTTGAGGCAAAAAAATTGGCTTCGGATTTGGGCGTGGAAGATAAAGTAAATTTCCTTGGAGCCGTTCCTCCCGAAAAGGCCTTTTCCTTCTGGAAGTCCTTGGACGTCGCGTGCGTTCCGTCTTACGCAGAGGGTTTCCCCCTGACTTTGATTGAAGCCATGTCCTGCGGTCTGCCGGTAGTGGGCTACGCCGAGCCGGGCATCGTAGAGGCAATGGGAAACGAAGGGCTCCTCCTTCCCGTGGGAGATGTTGGAGCTTTGGCTGCTGCGCTTGAGAGGATAATCGCAGACGAAAGCCTGAGGAGGCAGCTTTCGTCTTTGAGCCTCAAAAGAAGCGGGCTTTTTTCGGCAAAAAGCATGGCAGAAAACCTGCTGAAGGTGTATGAGTCGGCCCTTTATGTTTGA
- a CDS encoding S-layer homology domain-containing protein, producing the protein MKKLLALVAVFALVAFAAPAFAANPFVDVPMNHWAYDAISQLAAKGIIQGYPDGTYRGNHPMTRYEMSMLVARALATVDMEKASKEDVEMLKKLVVEFKDELEALGVRVDALDERVAVLEENLGGWKFWGELRFDARWADEGDGAYANSDSQSGYKHNGETEFDLNRYRLWMSKQIDDKTTVTMRIGGSDVSWQRYYATIQLPWDSYLMVGQWNYDWEDEAGLYIDEDAWFTDQTLKGFYWRKNLEKGDITIFAAHNEDDEKVDDYTELGDMYNYGARFNFQPSDKFRIAISGLYYDYDNDGTAVMTYSSAQNPRWLYDPVADNVFPSKSVTETKTQKVASGSPLAVLNTASGYIVGSDGNMVPIDNSSNKLLADLKAKLSDGTEVVVPVDTEINVPSIPGTSITVSSDTEVNYTTTTPAFESKYQDYGVYWADFGITFAPGFQFKGAYYMEDLDLPAGAKNSDDSPNAYKAIIDVSQDTLKFTSLWVEYAKFDPNFHTALSPWDAFGAELTPNLTMPAVSNVWETEALFVKLEQKWSDKWATYQRYGQFDHSLEGYAKKGRLANAGSFDITNWTFGVQYWYTPTVLFELAYDDVDYDEGWTEVDADLKDDSLVRLRTWIFF; encoded by the coding sequence ATGAAGAAGTTACTAGCGTTAGTAGCCGTTTTTGCCCTAGTGGCATTTGCGGCTCCGGCATTTGCCGCCAATCCCTTCGTCGATGTGCCGATGAACCACTGGGCATATGACGCCATTTCTCAGTTGGCCGCGAAGGGCATAATTCAGGGTTATCCTGATGGCACCTATAGGGGCAACCATCCGATGACCAGGTACGAGATGTCCATGCTCGTTGCCAGGGCACTGGCCACCGTCGACATGGAGAAGGCCAGCAAGGAAGACGTCGAGATGTTGAAGAAACTCGTCGTTGAGTTCAAGGACGAACTCGAGGCCTTGGGCGTAAGGGTAGATGCCTTGGATGAGCGCGTAGCTGTGCTCGAGGAGAACCTCGGCGGATGGAAATTCTGGGGAGAGCTACGTTTCGATGCCCGCTGGGCCGATGAGGGCGACGGAGCATACGCCAACAGCGACAGTCAGAGCGGTTACAAGCACAACGGCGAAACAGAATTCGATCTGAACAGGTACCGTCTCTGGATGAGCAAGCAGATTGACGATAAAACCACTGTAACCATGCGTATTGGTGGCTCCGATGTCAGCTGGCAGCGTTACTATGCCACGATTCAGTTGCCTTGGGACTCCTACCTCATGGTAGGCCAGTGGAACTACGACTGGGAGGACGAGGCAGGCTTATACATCGATGAAGATGCCTGGTTCACCGATCAGACGTTGAAAGGGTTTTACTGGAGGAAGAACCTTGAGAAGGGTGACATAACCATATTTGCTGCTCACAATGAAGATGATGAGAAAGTTGATGATTACACCGAGCTTGGTGATATGTACAACTACGGTGCCCGTTTCAACTTCCAGCCCAGCGACAAGTTCCGCATCGCCATCAGTGGCTTGTATTACGACTACGACAACGATGGAACTGCTGTGATGACCTATAGCAGCGCTCAGAATCCGAGGTGGCTGTATGATCCAGTAGCAGATAACGTTTTCCCCTCGAAGTCAGTAACAGAGACTAAGACTCAGAAAGTTGCTTCAGGCAGTCCTTTAGCTGTGCTAAATACGGCTAGTGGGTATATAGTAGGTTCTGATGGCAATATGGTACCTATAGATAATAGTAGTAATAAATTACTTGCCGATTTGAAGGCAAAGTTGAGTGATGGTACTGAGGTTGTAGTTCCTGTAGATACGGAAATCAACGTACCATCAATACCAGGTACTAGTATAACTGTTAGCAGTGATACTGAAGTTAATTATACTACTACTACTCCTGCTTTTGAGTCTAAATATCAGGATTACGGCGTTTACTGGGCAGACTTCGGCATCACCTTTGCACCGGGTTTCCAGTTTAAGGGTGCTTACTACATGGAAGATCTAGATCTCCCTGCGGGAGCTAAGAATTCCGACGATTCGCCCAACGCCTACAAGGCCATCATCGACGTATCTCAGGACACCTTGAAGTTCACGAGCTTGTGGGTTGAGTACGCTAAGTTCGATCCTAACTTTCACACCGCACTTTCTCCGTGGGATGCCTTTGGCGCCGAGCTTACTCCAAACTTGACCATGCCTGCCGTATCTAACGTGTGGGAGACGGAAGCTTTGTTCGTGAAGTTGGAGCAGAAGTGGAGCGACAAATGGGCGACGTACCAACGCTACGGTCAGTTTGACCATAGCCTTGAAGGCTATGCCAAAAAGGGCAGGTTGGCGAACGCCGGCAGCTTTGATATCACCAACTGGACCTTTGGCGTTCAGTACTGGTACACGCCGACAGTATTGTTTGAATTGGCCTACGACGACGTGGACTACGACGAGGGATGGACAGAGGTAGATGCGGATCTTAAGGACGACAGCTTAGTCCGCCTGCGTACCTGGATATTCTTCTAA
- a CDS encoding glycosyltransferase family 9 protein: MLTAVKSWPTSVSGKDFEVVLYRVRPDDYPKELYEPWYEDPLYKHLDVKSILVYVGGAGMGDVVMINPLFNALKKAWPESHITWIGGFSNPVKCLLKDNGLIDDVLYTVVRKHRPSAFPEYARWWRDGRRMGEADLFIDTQRQFVPSLLFSLCFKYKHRIGYSSKCFFSDWKFKEPDRHKVHDTFQTLILARRLGIEPPDPLHRILIPENFEQIAGDLWERYGFGEAVAMFPYSARPVKDWNSQYFLSLGRMLLKEGFKVLLFGGPGDFDKLRNLADLMGKGAYVPYLLTDLSIDREMYLSMALLKKAALTVSVDSGGAHLSAALGTKTLVISLLSRVDKFMPVGRQVWSIYPKIDCSPCPDRNMKACGQERWCVKGITPRILYEAATLLLSGEEAEQ, encoded by the coding sequence ATGCTGACCGCAGTTAAAAGCTGGCCTACGTCCGTATCGGGCAAGGATTTTGAGGTTGTCCTTTACAGGGTAAGGCCCGATGATTATCCCAAGGAGCTTTACGAACCGTGGTATGAAGACCCCCTGTACAAGCACCTTGACGTAAAAAGCATTTTAGTCTACGTCGGAGGCGCAGGCATGGGGGATGTCGTCATGATAAATCCCTTATTCAACGCCTTGAAAAAGGCATGGCCTGAAAGCCATATCACCTGGATAGGAGGCTTTTCCAACCCCGTTAAGTGTTTGTTAAAGGATAACGGGCTCATAGACGACGTGCTTTATACTGTAGTAAGAAAACACAGGCCTTCCGCCTTTCCCGAGTACGCCAGGTGGTGGCGCGATGGCAGGCGAATGGGCGAGGCGGATTTATTCATAGACACCCAACGTCAGTTCGTTCCGTCCTTGCTTTTTTCTTTGTGCTTCAAATATAAACATCGCATAGGCTACTCTAGCAAATGCTTCTTCAGCGACTGGAAGTTCAAGGAGCCCGACAGGCACAAGGTGCACGATACCTTTCAAACTTTGATCCTGGCAAGGAGGCTTGGCATCGAACCGCCCGATCCGCTGCACCGCATCCTCATACCCGAAAACTTCGAGCAGATTGCCGGTGATCTGTGGGAAAGGTACGGCTTTGGCGAGGCCGTTGCCATGTTTCCCTACAGCGCCAGGCCCGTAAAGGATTGGAACAGCCAATATTTCCTTTCCCTGGGTCGCATGCTGCTTAAAGAGGGTTTCAAAGTGCTTTTGTTCGGCGGTCCCGGGGATTTCGATAAATTAAGGAACCTGGCCGATCTCATGGGCAAGGGAGCTTATGTCCCATATCTTCTCACGGATCTTTCGATAGACCGTGAAATGTATCTTTCCATGGCTTTGCTTAAAAAGGCTGCTTTGACCGTATCGGTGGATTCGGGCGGGGCACATTTGTCCGCCGCCTTGGGCACGAAGACATTGGTGATCAGCTTGCTGTCGCGCGTCGATAAGTTCATGCCTGTGGGGAGACAGGTTTGGAGCATTTATCCCAAAATAGATTGCTCGCCCTGTCCCGACAGAAACATGAAGGCCTGCGGGCAAGAGCGTTGGTGCGTAAAGGGGATTACGCCCCGGATTTTATACGAGGCCGCAACCTTGTTGCTTTCAGGCGAGGAGGCAGAGCAATGA
- a CDS encoding glycosyltransferase family 4 protein, translating into MRVLHYVDENRLSWAQAWIQLLEALRQRDIENFILCRPGGTLQDMLAVWGFTAYTCRPFLSWAPPLCACVKDAIKRIKPDVIHTRLSQAALIGGYWGKKLDIPVLCTVDKYPKAKYYRYATHLAACSSDVASHMISQGFDESKVTVVSNPIDVSRYERPKGYVPKMRKKSGTPEETFVILAAGRFVDWKGFDVLIKACADLAKFFDFRLWLAGDGPERKNLEDLALRLAVKGIMTFWGFIEDVRPLMWEADLFVLPSKSPEPFGIVALEAMASGLPLVATKAGGVLDFADEACGWLVKPNDPNDLAAAIKDALSFEEARKAKGCAAVKRALRFDVGKIAEQYAALYRKLGL; encoded by the coding sequence ATGCGCGTGCTTCATTACGTCGACGAAAACAGGCTGTCCTGGGCGCAGGCCTGGATACAGCTGCTTGAGGCCTTAAGGCAAAGGGATATCGAAAACTTCATCCTGTGTCGCCCGGGCGGTACCTTGCAGGACATGCTTGCCGTGTGGGGCTTTACCGCCTATACCTGCAGGCCCTTTCTTTCATGGGCGCCGCCCCTTTGTGCCTGCGTAAAAGACGCAATTAAAAGGATAAAGCCCGACGTCATCCATACCCGCCTCTCGCAGGCCGCGCTGATAGGCGGATACTGGGGGAAAAAGCTTGACATACCTGTGCTTTGCACCGTAGACAAATACCCCAAGGCCAAATACTACAGGTACGCCACGCACCTGGCTGCCTGCTCAAGCGACGTGGCAAGCCACATGATCTCCCAAGGCTTTGACGAAAGTAAAGTGACGGTGGTCTCAAACCCCATAGACGTCTCCCGCTACGAAAGGCCAAAAGGTTACGTGCCAAAGATGCGAAAAAAATCCGGCACCCCTGAAGAAACTTTCGTCATCTTGGCTGCCGGCAGGTTCGTCGACTGGAAGGGCTTTGACGTGTTGATCAAAGCCTGCGCCGATCTTGCCAAGTTTTTCGATTTCCGCCTCTGGCTTGCAGGCGACGGACCTGAGCGCAAAAACCTTGAAGACCTGGCTTTAAGGCTTGCCGTAAAGGGCATTATGACCTTTTGGGGATTTATCGAAGACGTAAGGCCCCTCATGTGGGAAGCAGACCTTTTCGTGCTTCCTTCCAAGAGTCCTGAGCCTTTCGGCATCGTGGCCCTGGAGGCCATGGCCAGCGGCCTGCCCCTTGTTGCCACGAAGGCAGGAGGGGTGCTTGACTTCGCCGACGAAGCCTGCGGCTGGCTCGTCAAGCCAAACGACCCAAACGATTTGGCCGCCGCCATAAAGGATGCCCTGAGCTTTGAGGAAGCAAGAAAGGCAAAGGGTTGCGCTGCCGTAAAAAGAGCTTTAAGGTTTGACGTCGGCAAAATCGCAGAGCAATATGCGGCCCTGTATCGCAAATTAGGACTTTAG
- a CDS encoding DUF4392 domain-containing protein has protein sequence MSALNRQTSMRDGVPTKRVMAMVASGLTGRGLSSLSDESQWHVALRLLLACRRPVIITGFYVEEAGACETDGPMGAAVLGRALERLGKSPLIATDWRCRSVVSAASAALRGPKVFAASKGRQLLSFGADLLVFIERPGRARDGRYYNMRGLDITDSVEPLDDVVSLIGEVGPKAKVLGIGDGGNEAGMGNFLQDLALLLPEYGRCLSAVRSDAPVACDVSNWGAYGLVALMSCITGRFLLHDAGEELQMVMSMLDAGAVDGKTLERGPFVDGLHLSKNGEVISALGGLVRDCLRTASPDEGVKLKDERSF, from the coding sequence ATGAGCGCGTTAAACAGGCAAACATCAATGCGCGACGGCGTTCCGACGAAGCGCGTAATGGCAATGGTGGCCTCGGGCTTAACGGGCAGGGGCTTGTCGTCCCTGTCCGACGAAAGCCAGTGGCACGTGGCCCTAAGGCTTCTTCTTGCGTGCAGGCGCCCCGTCATAATCACGGGGTTTTACGTTGAGGAAGCGGGAGCCTGCGAGACGGACGGGCCCATGGGAGCCGCGGTCCTGGGCAGGGCTTTGGAGCGCCTGGGAAAGTCGCCGCTCATCGCCACCGACTGGAGGTGTCGAAGCGTCGTATCGGCTGCATCTGCTGCCCTGCGGGGCCCCAAAGTTTTCGCGGCGTCAAAGGGAAGGCAGCTGCTGAGCTTCGGAGCCGACCTTTTGGTGTTCATCGAACGACCGGGCAGGGCCAGGGACGGCAGGTATTACAACATGAGGGGCCTCGATATCACGGACTCGGTCGAGCCCCTGGATGACGTGGTATCGCTTATCGGTGAGGTTGGCCCTAAGGCGAAAGTGCTTGGGATAGGCGACGGCGGAAACGAGGCGGGCATGGGAAACTTCCTTCAGGATCTTGCGCTTTTACTGCCCGAATATGGCCGATGCCTTTCGGCGGTAAGAAGCGATGCGCCCGTAGCCTGCGACGTCTCCAACTGGGGAGCCTACGGGTTGGTTGCCTTGATGTCGTGTATTACCGGAAGGTTTTTGCTTCACGATGCCGGCGAGGAGCTTCAGATGGTGATGTCAATGCTGGATGCGGGAGCCGTCGACGGAAAGACGCTTGAGCGCGGCCCCTTCGTGGACGGCCTTCACCTCTCCAAAAACGGAGAGGTCATATCCGCCTTGGGCGGCTTGGTTAGAGACTGCCTTAGGACTGCATCGCCCGACGAGGGGGTGAAGCTCAAAGATGAACGCTCCTTTTAG
- a CDS encoding glycosyltransferase family 9 protein, translating to MAGYNPPLGTKDERILFIRYSALGDVVRAIPLAATIKEALPEARLTWLLVHPYEELIEGQPYVDDVLVWDRKQGFKGFVRLILNIRRGGFTHMVSMQGTDRSAVMALFSGIKNRAGRHDWASFVYNMPSEDMAQILGRPVKVEKDRVYYQVSSKLCRFADELLSATPRPHVACVIGASKPVKRWPVCSWAELASMVASSGGSAVLLGHGGQECDMAKEITSLLPKEFQEKAVDLTGKLKLDEMAAVIKACDVVIGGDTGPMHLALVLHKPAVALFGPTLPNQVGLEGINVKLISDCKCAGCKNWDCGRDCLSSIKPKDAFEALVKLKLHEFIR from the coding sequence TTGGCCGGATACAATCCCCCTTTAGGTACGAAGGACGAAAGGATACTTTTTATACGCTACAGCGCCCTGGGCGACGTGGTAAGGGCTATTCCGCTAGCGGCGACCATAAAGGAAGCTTTGCCCGAGGCAAGGCTAACGTGGCTTTTGGTACACCCCTACGAGGAGCTTATCGAAGGTCAGCCCTACGTCGACGACGTCTTGGTGTGGGACAGAAAACAGGGGTTTAAGGGCTTTGTCCGCCTCATCTTAAATATCCGAAGAGGCGGCTTTACGCATATGGTTTCCATGCAGGGCACGGACAGGTCGGCCGTCATGGCCTTGTTTTCGGGGATAAAAAACCGTGCTGGGAGGCACGACTGGGCCTCTTTCGTTTACAATATGCCCAGCGAAGATATGGCCCAAATCCTGGGCCGTCCCGTGAAGGTAGAAAAAGACCGCGTTTATTATCAGGTTTCAAGCAAGCTTTGCCGTTTTGCCGATGAGCTTTTAAGCGCCACGCCAAGGCCCCATGTCGCCTGCGTTATAGGGGCAAGCAAGCCCGTAAAAAGGTGGCCTGTTTGCTCTTGGGCCGAGCTTGCCTCCATGGTCGCTTCATCGGGCGGAAGCGCCGTTTTACTCGGCCACGGCGGGCAGGAATGCGATATGGCCAAAGAGATAACCTCATTGCTGCCCAAGGAATTTCAGGAAAAAGCGGTTGACCTGACAGGAAAGCTTAAGCTTGACGAGATGGCTGCCGTGATAAAGGCCTGCGACGTCGTCATAGGGGGAGATACGGGGCCGATGCATTTGGCTTTGGTCTTGCATAAGCCTGCCGTGGCCCTTTTCGGCCCGACGCTACCGAATCAGGTGGGCTTAGAGGGGATAAACGTAAAGCTCATCTCGGACTGCAAATGCGCAGGGTGCAAGAACTGGGACTGTGGCAGAGATTGTCTTTCCTCGATAAAGCCAAAGGATGCCTTTGAAGCGTTGGTAAAGCTGAAGTTACATGAATTTATCAGATAA
- a CDS encoding glycosyltransferase family 2 protein, with the protein MSGLLSLIIPVYNGTKYLPGTLDSLENQNYEPIELILVDDGSTDDTLNIMRSFAEKSRHAVKVISQAKAGVSVARNRGFSEADGKYVAFCDHDDLFDPSCFLKLIEEMERHDSEMAFCGHDFIDEEGKPIGRYDDKHSYPKANPAKGIDVLYDYLVGKVSIWGGAVLYRRDFLLANGIRYTPNCICAEDNEFLIKALATAESVACVKESLAFWRQHPGSTSHSFQKLKIEANLHELTAYLRCKAFMEKIGKTDTKAYRTLTSLVIPSAYVAYLQKVVLVYGKERFRAMAFAQSLRSKLADGCNLMLFMKRTDLYFKLFLAMYLPDAFVNLTRKRYEKKTRARRIQDQT; encoded by the coding sequence ATGTCGGGTTTGCTTTCCCTGATAATTCCTGTTTATAACGGAACCAAATACCTTCCAGGGACGCTTGACTCCCTGGAAAATCAGAACTATGAGCCCATAGAGCTGATACTCGTCGACGACGGCTCGACGGACGACACATTGAACATCATGAGATCCTTTGCCGAGAAAAGCAGGCACGCAGTTAAAGTGATATCCCAGGCAAAGGCGGGGGTGAGCGTGGCAAGAAACAGGGGCTTTTCTGAGGCAGATGGGAAATATGTCGCCTTCTGCGACCATGATGACCTGTTCGATCCCTCCTGCTTTTTAAAGTTAATCGAAGAGATGGAAAGGCACGACTCAGAAATGGCCTTTTGCGGGCACGACTTCATAGACGAAGAGGGAAAGCCGATAGGCAGATACGACGATAAACACAGCTACCCGAAAGCCAACCCTGCAAAGGGGATAGATGTGTTATATGACTACCTGGTCGGCAAGGTATCGATATGGGGAGGAGCCGTCCTGTACAGGAGAGACTTTCTTCTTGCAAACGGCATACGCTATACCCCAAACTGCATATGTGCGGAAGACAACGAGTTCCTCATAAAGGCCCTGGCCACAGCCGAAAGCGTCGCCTGCGTGAAAGAAAGCCTGGCCTTCTGGCGCCAACATCCCGGCTCGACAAGCCATTCCTTTCAAAAGCTCAAAATAGAGGCAAACCTCCACGAGCTGACGGCCTACCTAAGATGCAAGGCCTTCATGGAAAAAATAGGAAAGACCGACACAAAGGCATACAGGACATTAACATCCCTCGTCATCCCAAGCGCTTACGTAGCATATCTGCAAAAGGTCGTGCTGGTCTACGGCAAAGAGCGGTTTAGGGCAATGGCCTTTGCTCAAAGCCTGCGAAGCAAGCTGGCGGACGGCTGTAACCTGATGCTTTTTATGAAGAGGACCGATCTGTACTTTAAGCTATTCCTGGCGATGTATCTCCCGGATGCCTTTGTAAATTTAACGCGCAAAAGATACGAGAAAAAAACAAGGGCCAGACGCATCCAGGATCAAACATAA
- a CDS encoding coiled-coil domain-containing protein codes for MKNRAGFLASVTVVLVGLLFCGIPSFSADFDSILQKWSRTYMTKGDMGDELAIVATYYSAEYIEALVQREAEKNLWTESELENYKLELLKALQLEEYIPIMLSFNMKGAPLRMAPFDNKVTLWVGGKKLSPADYDKRFNFKLSGKREGLVYFPRYDENGKSYLQGVSTLRLTIDGNIGPITMGKQIDFFWDVSQDDPSKLYQGRVAAQLELERLIKRLNQLKDQKSQLEEQLAGIEKEIETVEARIEELQKE; via the coding sequence ATGAAAAATAGAGCAGGATTTTTAGCGAGCGTTACTGTTGTTTTGGTTGGGTTGCTTTTTTGTGGCATCCCCTCTTTTTCCGCTGATTTTGACTCCATCCTTCAAAAATGGAGCAGGACCTATATGACCAAGGGCGACATGGGAGATGAGCTCGCCATAGTTGCTACCTACTATTCGGCTGAGTACATCGAGGCCTTGGTCCAGCGTGAGGCGGAAAAAAACCTCTGGACCGAAAGCGAGCTTGAAAACTACAAGCTTGAGCTGCTTAAGGCCCTGCAGCTTGAGGAGTACATTCCAATAATGCTTTCCTTCAACATGAAAGGTGCACCCTTGAGGATGGCACCCTTCGACAACAAGGTGACGCTTTGGGTGGGCGGTAAAAAGCTTTCCCCCGCCGACTACGACAAGAGATTTAACTTTAAGCTCTCGGGCAAGCGAGAGGGGCTCGTTTACTTTCCTCGCTACGACGAAAATGGCAAATCGTACTTGCAAGGCGTATCGACCTTGAGGCTTACCATTGACGGCAACATAGGCCCCATAACCATGGGAAAGCAGATAGATTTCTTCTGGGATGTCTCCCAGGACGACCCCTCCAAGCTTTATCAGGGTCGTGTGGCTGCCCAGCTTGAGCTTGAGCGCCTTATAAAAAGGTTAAACCAGCTCAAGGACCAAAAAAGCCAGCTTGAGGAGCAGCTGGCGGGCATAGAAAAGGAAATCGAGACGGTCGAAGCCCGCATCGAGGAGCTGCAGAAAGAATGA